In Aedes albopictus strain Foshan chromosome 3, AalbF5, whole genome shotgun sequence, the following are encoded in one genomic region:
- the LOC109399010 gene encoding spectrin beta chain isoform X2: MTTDISVVRWDPSQGPGQEYIDEYEYDGGNSSSRLFERSRIKALAEERESVQKKTFTKWVNSHLVRVNSRIADLYVDMRDGKNLIKLLEVLSGERLPRPTKGKMRIHCLENVDKALQFLRDQRVHLENIGSHDIVDGNASLNLGLIWTIILRFQIQDITIEETDNKETKSAKDALLLWCQMKTAGYHNVNVRNFTTSWRDGLAFNAIIHKHRPDLIQFDKLTKNNPIQNLNNAFNVAEEKLGLTKLLDAEDVFVEHPDEKSIITYVVTYYHYFSKLKQETVQGKRIGKVVGIAMDNDRMINEYESLTSELLKWIEVTIVQLGDREFANSLVGVQQQLAQFSNYRTVEKPPKFVEKGNLEVLLFTLQSKMRANNQKPYTPKEGKMISDINKAWERLEKAEHERELALREELIRQEKLEQLAARFNRKATMRETWLSENQRLVSTDNFGFDLAAVEAAAKKHEAIETDIFAYEERVQAVVAVCNELEAEKYHDIERIAARKENVLRLWNYLLELLRARRMRLEFSIQLQQNFQEMIYILDSMEEIKQRLLTDDFGKHLMGVEDLLQKHSLVEADINVLGERVKQVVQNSQKFLGDEEGGYKPCDPAIIVDRVQRLEDAYAELCKLAVDRRCRLEESRKLWQFYWDMADEENWIKEKEQIVSADEIGHDLTTVNLLLSKHRALDKEINSHEQQLMSVSTVGDDLVRNGHFGADRIEERLKEILAMWNNLRDLTVSRRQRLENAVDYFQLFADADDIDNWMLDALRLVSSEDVGRDEANVQSLLKKHKDVADELKNYAETIEQLHAQAKNLTLTEPEQQKVQERLAAIDARYKELMELAKLRKQRLLDALSLYKLISESDGVEQWISEKERMLQTMVPGKDIEDVEIMKHRYDGFDKEMNANASRVAVVNQLARQLLHVEHPNSEEIIEKQNHLNQSWSKLREQAESKRDDLKSAHGVQTFYIECRETVSWIEDKKRILTDTDSLQMDLTGVMTLQRRLSGMERDLAAIQAKLTALESEADAIEGEHPEEAALIRERISQIQVIWEQLTQMLKERDSKLEEAGDLHRFLRDLDHFQAWLTKTQTDVASEDTPTSLPEAEKLLNQHQSIREEIDNYTEDYTKMMEYGEGLTSEPTQTEDPQYMFLRERLKALKDGWEELHQMWENRQVLLSQSLDQQLFNRDARQAEVLLSQQEHVLSKDDTPVNLEQAENQLKRHEAFLTTMEANDEKINTIVQVADQLTEKQHFDSEKIGKRAESIAHRRDDNRNRAIELHEKLKNQVKLHEFLQDIEELTEWVQEKYITAQDDTYRSAKTVHSKWTRHQAFEAEIAANKERLHEAQKAAQELMVEKPEFKEIIEPKLQDLAKNFDELETSTKEKGALLFDAKREVIVQQSVDDIDSWMDDLEKQIINTDTGNDLTSVNILMQKQQVIQTQMAVKARQVEELEKQTEVLTKTAPQDVVEPIVEKKTAVNARFEKIKAPLLERQRQLEKKKEAYQFRRDVEDEKLWIDEKMPLANSEEYGNSLFNVHVLKKKHQSLNTEIDNHEPRIMTICNNGQKLIDEGHEDASQYADLISQLTQKWQELKDAIDNRHKQLDQSEKVQQYFFDAAEAESWMSEQELYMMVEDRGKDEISAQNLMKKHDTLEQSVEDYADTIRQLGETARQLTAEQHAYSDQVSVKQSQLDKLYAGLKDLAGERRARLDEALQLFMLNREVDDLEQWIAERELVAGSHELGQDYDHITLLWERFNEFAQDTAAVGSERVAKANGIADELIHAGHSDSATIAEWKDGLNESWQDLLELIETRKAMLAASRELHKFFHDCKDVLGRIIEKQHGVSDELGRDAGSVSALQRKHQNFIQDLMTLHSQVQQIQEESSKLQAAYAGEKAREITNREHEVLAAWANLQGMCDARKNKLADTGDLFKFFNMVRTLMLWMEDVVRQMNTSEKPRDVSGVELLMNNHQSLKAEIDTREDNFSACLALGKELLGRNHYASADIKERLLQLTNSRNALLHRWEERWENLQLILEVYQFARDAAVAEAWLIAQEPYLMSTELGHTIDEVENLIKKHEAFEKSAAAQEERFSALERLTTFELKEMKRRQEAAEEAERQRLQAEAEARAAAEAEAEAARQAEAAARDTADAPGSPHSTKEQESVGTDTPSTSTRRHSATPKERSASTASASASKVSRRSRSKSPFRSFRWKRGTSKAEVSDDEGDRPSPGGADEGAQEGVLTRKHEWESTTKKASNRSWDKIYSVARNGRLTFFKDQKTSKAVPEQTFRGEPPLELKGAQIEIATDYTKKKHVFRIKLSNGGEFLLQCHDDAEMNQWLKSLQKHT; the protein is encoded by the exons ATGACGACTGACATTTCAGTGGTCCGGTGGGACCCCAGCCAGGGTCCCGGGCAGGAGTATATCGACGAATACGAATACGACGGAGGCAACTCCAGTTCACGCCTTTTCGAGCGATCACGAATCAAAGCTTTAGCCG AGGAACGCGAGAGTGTCCAGAAGAAGACCTTCACAAAATGGGTCAACTCGCATTTAGTGAGGGTCAACAGTCGAATAGCCGACCTGTACGTCGACATGCGGGACGGCAAAAACCTCATCAAACTATTGGAAGTATTATCCGGCGAGCGATTGCCCCGCCCCACGAAGGGCAAAATGCGAATTCACTGCCTTGAAAACGTAGACAAAGCATTGCAGTTCCTTCGAGACCAGCGGGTCCATCTGGAGAACATTGGTTCTCACGATATCGTAGATGGAAATGCCAGCTTGAACTTGGGTCTCATATGGACCATTATCCTGCGATTCCAG ATCCAAGATATTACAATCGAAGAAACCGATAACAAAGAGACAAAGTCCGCCAAGGATGCGCTGCTGCTATGGTGTCAAATGAAGACCGCCGGTTATCATAACGTAAACGTGCGTAACTTCACTACCTCCTGGCGAGATGGGCTTGCCTTCAATGCAATCATTCACAAACATCGACCGGATCTCATCCAGTTCGATAAGCTGACGAAGAACAATCCCATCCAGAACCTGAATAATGCGTTCAACGTGGCAGAGGAGAAGCTCGGTCTGACCAAGCTGCTGGATGCTGAAGATGTGTTCGTTGAGCATCCCGACGAGAAATCCATTATCACCTACGTGGTAACTTACTATCATTACTTCAGCAAGCTGAAGCAGGAAACCGTACAAGGCAAACGTATTGGTAAGGTCGTCGGTATTGCCATGGACAACGATCGGATGATCAACGAGTACGAATCGCTGACCAGTGAACTGCTGAAGTGGATTGAAGTTACAATCGTTCAACTCGGCGATCGAGAGTTTGCCAATTCCTTGGTCGGTGTTCAACAACAACTGGCACAGTTTTCCAACTACCGGACGGTCGAAAAGCCTCCCAAGTTTGTAGAGAAAGGTAACCTGGAAGTGCTGCTGTTCACATTGCAGTCGAAGATGAGAGCAAACAATCAAAAACCCTACACTCCAAAAGAAGGTAAAATGATTTCCGATATTAACAAAGCATGGGAGCGCTTGGAGAAGGCAGAACACGAAAGAGAACTGGCCCTCCGCGAGGAGTTGATCCGTCAGGAGAAGCTCGAACAGCTCGCCGCTCGTTTCAATCGAAAGGCAACTATGAGGGAAACATGGCTGTCGGAGAATCAACGCCTGGTCAGTACCGACAACTTCGGATTTGATCTGGCTGCCGTTGAAGCTGCTGCGAAGAAGCATGAAGCCATTGAAACTGATATCTTCGCCTACGAAGAGCGTGTCCAGGCCGTTGTCGCTGTCTGCAATGAGCTGGAGGCGGAGAAATATCACGATATCGAAAGGATTGCGGCTCGCAAAGAGAACGTTCTGCGTCTGTGGAATTACCTTCTCGAGCTGCTCAGAGCGAGAAGAATGCGTTTGGAGTTCTCCATTCAACTGCAGCAAAACTTCCAGGAGATGATCTATATCTTGGATTCCATGGAGGAAATCAAGCAGCGTCTATTGACCGACGATTTTGGCAAGCACTTGATGGGAGTGGAAGATCTTCTGCAGAAACATTCACTTGTAGAAGCCGACATCAACGTACTCGGTGAGCGTGTGAAGCAAGTTGTGCAAAACTCCCAGAAGTTCTTGGGCGATGAAGAAGGTGGATACAAACCTTGCGATCCAGCTATTATTGTTGACCGTGTGCAGCGCTTGGAGGATGCATACGCCGAGCTGTGCAAGCTAGCAGTAGACCGTCGATGCCGCCTGGAGGAAAGCCGTAAGCTGTGGCAGTTCTACTGGGATATGGCCGATGAGGAGAACTGGATTAAGGAGAAAGAACAAATCGTATCGGCTGACGAAATTGGTCATGATTTGACCACGGTCAATTTACTGTTGTCCAAGCACAGAGCTTTGGACAAGGAAATCAATTCGCATGAACAGCAGTTGATGTCAGTTAGTACCGTTGGCGATGATTTGGTTCGAAACGGTCACTTTGGGGCAGATCGCATCGAGGAACGTCTCAAAGAGATTTTGGCTATGTGGAACAACCTTCGCGACCTCACGGTGTCGCGTCGTCAACGCCTCGAGAATGCTGTTGACTACTTCCAACTTTTCGCTGATGCCGATGATATTGACAACTGGATGCTTGATGCACTACGCCTGGTTTCCTCCGAAGATGTTGGTCGTGACGAGGCAAACGTACAAAGCTTGCTGAAGAAACACAAGGACGTGGCGGATGAACTGAAAAATTACGCTGAAACCATCGAGCAACTGCATGCTCAGGCCAAGAATCTAACGTTAACGGAACCAGAACAGCAGAAAGTCCAGGAACGTCTTGCTGCGATCGATGCCCGCTACAAAGAACTCATGGAACTGGCTAAATTGCGCAAACAGCGACTCCTCGATGCTCTTAGTTTGTACAAGCTTATTTCCGAGAGCGATGGCGTAGAGCAATGGATCAGTGAGAAGGAACGCATGTTGCAAACAATGGTTCCTGGAAAGGACATCGAAGACGTAGAAATCATGAAGCATCGTTACGACGGATTCGACAAGGAAATGAATGCCAACGCATCACGGGTAGCCGTCGTCAACCAACTGGCTCGTCAGTTGCTGCACGTTGAGCATCCCAATTCCGAAGAAATCATCGAGAAGCAAAATCACCTGAACCAGAGTTGGTCCAAGCTGCGTGAACAGGCAGAGAGCAAGCGTGATGATCTGAAGTCTGCTCACGGTGTACAAACATTCTACATCGAGTGTCGTGAAACAGTATCTTGGATCGAGGATAAAAAACGCATTCTTACTGACACTGACAGCCTCCAGATGGACTTGACTGGTGTTATGACTTTGCAGCGTCGTCTTAGTGGCATGGAGCGTGATCTAGCCGCCATTCAGGCAAAGCTCACCGCCTTGGAAAGCGAGGCCGATGCCATCGAAGGTGAACATCCGGAAGAAGCGGCTTTGATCCGCGAGAGAATTTCACAGATCCAAGTTATCTGGGAACAACTCACTCAGATGTTGAAAGAACGTGACTCTAAACTGGAAGAAGCTGGAGATCTTCACCGTTTCCTCCGTGATTTGGATCATTTCCAGGCTTGGTTGACCAAAACACAAACCGATGTTGCTTCCGAAGATACTCCTACATCACTGCCAGAGGCTGAGAAGCTGCTGAATCAACACCAGAGTATTCGCGAGGAAATCGACAATTACACCGAAGATTATACCAAGATGATGGAGTACGGCGAGGGATTAACTTCGGAACCGACTCAGACCGAAGATCCACAATACATGTTCTTGCGTGAACGTCTAAAGGCACTGAAGGATGGCTGGGAAGAGTTGCACCAGATGTGGGAGAACCGTCAAGTTCTGTTGTCTCAAAGCTTGGATCAGCAGTTGTTCAATCGCGATGCACGCCAAGCTGAAGTTCTTCTTAGTCAACAAGAGCATGTCCTTAGTAAGGATGATACTCCAGTTAACCTAGAGCAGGCTGAAAATCAACTGAAGCGACATGAAGCATTCCTAACCACTATGGAAGCCAATGATGAGAAAATCAATACTATCGTGCAGGTTGCTGATCAGCTCACCGAAAAACAGCACTTCGATTCCGAAAAGATCGGAAAGCGAGCTGAGAGCATCGCTCATCGTCGCGACGATAACCGTAACCGTGCTATTGAGCTGCACGAAAAGTTGAAGAATCAAGTTAAGctgcatgaattcttacaggacaTTGAAGAGCTGACAGAGTGGGTGCAGGAGAAGTACATTACTGCTCAGGACGATACCTACCGTAGCGCCAAGACCGTCCACAGTAAATGGACCCGTCATCAAGCATTCGAAGCGGAAATTGCTGCCAACAAGGAACGTCTGCATGAAGCCCAGAAAGCGGCCCAGGAGTTGATGGTCGAAAAACCAGAATTCAAGGAAATCATTGAACCAAAACTACAAGACCTGGCCAAGAACTTTGATGAGCTGGAAACCAGCACCAAAGAGAAGGGAGCACTTTTGTTCGACGCCAAACGTGAGGTTATTGTCCAACAGAGCGTAGATGATATTGATTCATGGATGGATGATTTGGAGAAACAGATCATCAACACTGACACGGGTAATGATCTGACTTCGGTGAACATTCTGATGCAGAAACAACAGGTCATTCAAACGCAAATGGCAGTTAAGGCCCGACAAGTCGAAGAACTCGAGAAACAAACGGAAGTTCTTACGAAAACCGCTCCTCAGGACGTTGTGGAACCTATCGTAGAGAAGAAGACAGCAGTCAATGCCCGATTCGAAAAGATCAAAGCACCACTTCTGGAACGTCAGCGTCAGCTTGAGAAGAAGAAGGAGGCTTACCAATTCCGTCGCGATGTTGAGGATGAAAAACTCTGGATAGATGAAAAGATGCCATTGGCTAACTCGGAAGAATATGGCAACTCGCTATTTAATGTTCATGTGCTGAAGAAGAAGCACCAGTCGCTGAATACCGAAATTGATAATCATGAGCCTAGAATTATGACCATTTGCAATAATGGTCAAAAGTTGATTGATGAAGGACATGAAGATGCTTCTCAGTACGCCGATTTAATCAGTCAGCTGACACAAAAATGGCAGGAATTGAAGGATGCCATTGACAACCGTCACAAACAGCTGGACCAATCGGAGAAGGTGCAACAGTACTTCTTCGATGCTGCTGAAGCTGAATCATGGATGAGCGAACAGGAACTGTACATGATGGTGGAAGACCGAGGAAAGGATGAAATCTCCGCCCAAAATCTGATGAAGAAGCATGATACTCTGGAACAGTCCGTGGAGGACTATGCCGACACAATCCGGCAACTGGGCGAGACTGCAAGGCAGTTGACCGCTGAACAGCATGCATACAGCGATCAGGTTTCCGTCAAGCAGTCCCAGCTGGACAAATTATACGCTGGATTGAAGGATTTGGCCGGAGAGCGTCGCGCCCGTTTGGACGAAGCGTTGCAACTGTTCATGTTGAACCGAGAGGTTGATGATCTTGAACAATGGATTGCGGAACGTGAGTTGGTTGCTGGTTCGCACGAACTTGGACAAGATTATGATCACATTACATTGTTGTGGGAGCGCTTCAACGAATTTGCCCAAGATACGGCTGCCGTCGGAAGCGAACGAGTTGCCAAGGCTAATGGAATCGCAGACGAGTTGATTCATGCTGGACATTCGGACAGTGCAACGATAGCAGAATGGAAAGACGGTCTTAACGAGTCCTGGCAGGATTTGCTGGAGCTGATTGAAACCAGAAAGGCGATGTTGGCCGCTTCTCGTGagctacataaattcttccacgATTGTAAGGATGTTCTGGGTCGAATTATTGAGAAGCAACATGGTGTATCGGACGAACTGGGACGTGATGCAGGATCCGTTTCGGCGCTACAACGCAAGCATCAAAACTTCATTCAAGACCTGATGACACTCCACTCTCAAGTCCAGCAgattcaggaagaatcctcgaaactGCAAGCAGCATACGCAGGTGAAAAGGCACGTGAAATCACAAACCGTGAACATGAGGTACTCGCTGCCTGGGCCAACCTCCAGGGAATGTGCGACGCTCGTAAGAACAAACTTGCCGATACTGGAGATTTGTTCAAATTCTTCAACATGGTGCGAACGCTAATGCTATGGATGGAAGACGTGGTCCGGCAGATGAATACCTCGGAAAAACCCCGCGATGTATCAGGAGTGGAGCTGCTGATGAACAATCACCAAAGTCTAAAAGCAGAAATTGACACTCGTGAAGATAACTTTTCGGCGTGTTTGGCCCTTGGAAAAGAACTCTTGGGAAGGAATCACTATGCATCGGCAGATATCAAGGAGCGCCTGTTGCAGTTGACGAACAGCCGGAATGCGCTTCTGCATCGATGGGAAGAACGTTGGGAGAACCTACAGCTGA TATTGGAGGTATACCAGTTTGCCCGTGATGCAGCCGTTGCCGAGGCCTGGTTGATTGCACAAGAACCGTATCTAATGTCGACAGAACTGGGACACACTATTGACGAAGTTGAGAACCTGATAAAGAAGCACGAGGCTTTTGAAAAATCTGCTGCTGCACAAGAGGAACGTTTCAGCGCTTTAGAGCGATTGACAACG TTTGAGCTCAAAGAAATGAAACGTCGCCAGGAAGCTGCAGAAGAGGCAGAACGACAACGTTTGCAAGCGGAAGCAGAAGCCCGAGCTGCAGCGGAAGCTGAAGCTGAGGCAGCACGTCAAGCCGAAGCAGCAGCGCGTGATACAGCCGATGCACCAGGCTCACCACATTCCACGAAGGAGCAGGAATCAG TCGGCACCGATACACCCAGCACCAGCACAAGGAGGCACTCAGCGACACCCAAAGAGCGTTCCGCCAGCACGGCCAGTGCTTCAGCGTCCAAAGTGAGCCGAAGATCTCGATCCAAGAGTCCCTTCCGGAGTTTCCGCTGGAAGCGAGGGACCTCCAAAGCAGAAGTATCGGACGACGAAGGAG ATCGCCCAAGTCCCGGAGGAGCCGATGAAGGCGCACAGGAGGGCGTTCTTACCAGGAAACACGAATGGGAATCTACCACCAAGAAGGCCTCCAATCGATCGTGGGATAAG ATCTACAGCGTTGCCCGTAACGGTCGATTGACATTCTTCAAAGATCAGAAAACATCGAAGGCTGTTCCAGAACAAACGTTCCGTGGTGAACCCCCACTAGAGCTAAAGGGAGCTCAAATCGAAATTGCTACTGACTACACCAAGAAAAAGCATGTGTTCAGAATAAA GTTGTCGAACGGTGGTGAATTCCTGCTGCAGTGTCACGATGACGCCGAAATGAACCAATGG TTAAAATCTTTACAAAAACATACATGA